TCTTAGTGTGAATGTAATACAATCGCACAGCTCCCTTTGCTCCCATAGCTTTGTCTCTGGATATGGCAGTCGGCTGTTTACACTACTATAATCCCTGGTTGCTTCCTCTATTTGACTTCTGCTTTCCTGAATATAATGCATAAATCAAGGATCATCACATGTTCATAACATTTCCACCACTACAGGATgatctaaatatatataaattacctCTATGTTGATTTCAAGTTGGTGTAGACTAAGGCAGCGTTGTAGAACGATACAGAGGATCAACATTTCCCTTCTATCGTTCAAGTCTAAATCAATGGTTAGCTCCCTCAAATTCTTAAACAGATTTGGGTCTTCCATTGGATCACTAGCTTTATAATTTACAGGTGTCTGCACAGGCCaaccaaaataatttattaaatcatcACGTTAATTTTACAATTCATAGAAACTAAATTTTTTGGGATTCATAAATCTGATTTCTCTACATGTATTTTACACTTATCGTAATAGCACAAAAACAAACCAAGCATTTATTTAAAcaatattatataatttgataaccaatttacatattaaaaacaaaacatgcatgcgtgtataaaaatattaaggtATAGATAAAAGATGTATGATTCAAAAATTGCTTATTAGCACAAAAGTATAGTAAAAGATCAAAACGAATTTATGtattaaaacaagaataaaagaagcatttataataaaatacaGATTTAGATAGAGCGAAAGGTGTATGATTCTAATAACCAAACCGTCATGAAATTAAATGCTTACCAAGAGATGAGTGCAATACTCTAGAATTTCAGCAATCTTGGTCTGTTTTGAAGGACGGGTGAAATTGTATGGATTTTAGTTATGGGCTTGCGAGTTGCAGTAAAAACCCTAAGATTTGGAGCATGGATAACCAAACTTTTGGCTGGAAATTTCATAGAATGAAGCACCAAAGCTCCAAGAGATTGGGTAGATAAATAAATCCCCTCCAAATCCAATGATTCCAGCTCCACAGTCTTAACCGTTTGGCTAAAGATCCGAACCTGTTTTAAACTGGAGGTGGAAGAACAAACGCTCAGATGTTCCATAAATCACAGCTAGAAACGATTGCTTCAAGGGTTTCAGTCCTAATATCACAGTAATAGAGTTTCAAGGTTTTGAGGTTATGGCAATGGTGAAAAGGGCGATGGAATCGGATACCGTAATTTGTGAACTCAAGCGATTGCAGAGTTCTACATGAAAAATCCCAGACGGTAAATTCAGACCCCATCCATAAAGGCTTACTGGATAAAACTCATGCTGAAAATCATCGCAAAGGAAAGCCAATTCTTGCACTTTCTTCTCGGATGTAAGATATTTGATCCACTTCTCAACATCACCGCTTCTGTAACTATTTGAGAGATGAACGATTCTGCAACTCATCAAGTTACGTTCATGAGATAACAATACATTATCGATATTCTTAACAACTCGGGAAATCTCTTCCCTCGGATCAGTATCATCAATATCATCACCCTCGTCATGGCAAACATTGGATCCAAACTGTATTACTGGCACCGTAGATCTGCGTCGATTTGGAGCAGGAAATAATTTCTTCACTCCTTTTGGATCGAAATCTAAACGGGAAACATTCCTCCATACGTCCTTCAATCGTTTTGATAAAATAGTTGTTCTTATTGCTTCAATGGCTGGTAAGGCTGATATAATCGTAGCCAAAACTTCGTCGGGAAGGTTACTGATGAAATCATCCGTCGCCATTGTTTCGCAATTTGATTCCTTGCCAGAGCTTTGATGAACAATCATACTTGGATGGAACTTAGATATATCGCCTTTTCATAACCCTAAATAATATATAGAAAGAATAATTTAAGCTTTGATGATGAAGAGTTCTACATGGAAAGGACATCAGGGTCGGCTAAcgcaaaatattaaaaaattatcatatattttttaatattatattataatattattaggctctttttaatttttcgatCCCTGaagtttaaatatattataaatactaatattttatatttgtaaaattatgttctattgatatttgattaataaTTTCCATATCATCTTTGATTTATTATCAATTATAACTTCTTCTTTTTAAAATCAAACAATTTAGTATTACACAAATCAAGAATTGATTGAATGATTGATGTTAGATACTATAAGGGGAGAATGAGGTACATGCATGTAAGTGTATTTCAAGGTCTCATTCTTtattttcccttctttgatgattgaaaattttattattttgattgttTTGTTAAGGAAATGAAAACATTGATAGGAGGAGTGAAGccagaaacttttttttttaaaaatacaattttattattactctatatatttataattcttaaaggattaaataatttttatcattgTTAAGGAGGGCAAAGTgtattttacctttattaatttaaaattttaaagggtctaaatgaaaatttttccattttaagaGGGGCCAGCCCACTAGCTACGCCCCTGATAAAGAACAATGTGATTACTATATctctttcaaaatataattttcttatgTTGATTGTATTTATTGAAATATATTTGGAAAGCTGAATTTTCATACTCAATTTTGCAATTTaaaagaaagtttttttttatgttttaattatttttcatgctCTTCCAATTAAAATCTTTCCATTTAAATATACCTTACTAAACCGCCTAAAGCTTTTTGCCATCCTTTATTGTTGAATTTCCATTCATTGGAGATTTTAACATAATAAATACATAAACTTGAAATGTGAACACCAGTTTTCAGATCAACTTAAATGCTAAATTAATGAGATTACAGTTCATTACAGCTCATGATATGGCCCCCGCTATTTTGTCTTGACTCTGTTGCCACTGATACTGACATCCTCTATCCCTCGTACTGACATTCTCTGCGAACTCTAGGTTCACTGGGCACGTGTCTACCGAGCACGTGGTCCTTTCTATTCCTGAGATTGACGTCCTAGGCGGGCTCCGTACCTACTGGACACGTGTCTGGGTGGCTCACGGAGCACACGGCCCCTTTCTACGAGTTCCCTGAGTGTATGCGAGCTGAGACAGTGGCCTTCCCTTAGTCCTTGAAAGCGGGGTCTGTGGCATTGCGTTACGAGCTGAGCCCACGAGCTCGCTCTGTGAGTAGGGTCCGTGAATTCACCTTGTTTTCCTCTCATGGCTCGCTTCTACTCAATATTCTTGTGGGACCTATCCAGGTCACGGGTCGGAGACTCGAATCTCTAGTAGGGCTCGGGTCGATGATTACTAATGTACAACAATCTACTCCCCCTTAGTGGGCCTAAAGGGTGCTATAAAGTGGCATGCCTTAGGTCCATCATGTCAAGTTTTAATGCAGCTTGCTGGGTAGGTTTGCGAGCTGTGATGCATAACGATCGTTCTATCGCGTGCGCAGATGGGTGTCGAGCCTGTGTATCTGACCGTTGAAAGTTGAACCGTTTTCATCTGCTCACTTTTGGGTCATTGATTTTCCTCGGTTATACAAATCGTTAAAGTGCGTGAAGAGAAATCTTTCTTAAAAGGGGAGCCTTCGGAACCCTAAAtctttcacacttagcattttcagcaacttgaaacAAAGGTAATTTCAAACACTTTTGCtttttaaattttctctttttcctttacTCGAGTTATGGAGAGGATGAGAGAAATCGGTAACCGACTAGTCCCANNNNNNNNNNNNNNNNNNNNNNNNNNNNNNNNNNNNNNNNNNNNNNNNNNNNNNNNNNNNNNNNNNNNNNNNNNNNNNNNNNNNNNNNNNNNNNNNNNNNNNNNNNNNNNNNNNNNNNNNNNNNNNNNNNNNNNNNNNNNNNNNNNNNNNNNNNNNNNNNNNNNNNNNNNNNNNNNNNNNNNNNNNNNNNNNNNNNNNNNNNNNNNNNNNNNNNNNNNNNNNNNNNNNNNNNNNNNNNNNNNNNNNNNNNNNNNNNNNNNNNNNNNNNNNNNNNNNNNNNNNNNNNNNNNNNNNNNNNNNNNNNNNNNNNNNNNNNNNNNNNNNNNNNNNNNNNNNNNNNNNNNNNNNNNNNNNNNNNNNNNNNNNNNNNNNNNNNNNNNNNNNNNNNNNNNNNNNNNNNNNNNNNNNNNNNNNNNNNNNNNNNNNNNNNNNNNNNNNNNNNNNNNNNNNNNNNNNNNNNNNNNNNNNNNNNNNNNNNNNNNNNNNNNNNNNNNNNNNNNTTAGACTTGAACGATAGAAGGGAAATGTGATCCTCTGTATCGTTCTACAACGCTGCCTTAGTCTACACCAA
The genomic region above belongs to Gossypium hirsutum isolate 1008001.06 chromosome D05, Gossypium_hirsutum_v2.1, whole genome shotgun sequence and contains:
- the LOC107902391 gene encoding uncharacterized protein gives rise to the protein MEDPNLFKNLRELTIDLDLNDRREMLILCIVLQRCLSLHQLEINIEESRSQIEEATRDYSSVNSRLPYPETKLWEQRELCDCITFTLRQVSIKGFNGKDGEMEFPRHLITKGAKLERLEIWCNHDWSSEGGKATLGLLSLPRSSIDVSILLKPPPNLLVVLEDGSQP